One stretch of Pomacea canaliculata isolate SZHN2017 linkage group LG1, ASM307304v1, whole genome shotgun sequence DNA includes these proteins:
- the LOC112574804 gene encoding uncharacterized protein LOC112574804 isoform X2, with translation MVMLGVFCFFMLSCFPATSSKAGVHYDKMFLEATDVADDFVKQDDGASVTPLPEFTHENQWETSPATKNFSVSTSSRPELTWKDTEVVTNTSVKNKGDLELLSTGTTSGDVMSFSRLNGPFFTFATAFAAGPMNGSRVFDGLFRGEETKHSLSHVSESRSDHVITTEWSDRGAMLEMAADSTKENRSSGGTRSPANLCSVSVVSEDILVDYHNDSQEAPPVLSPETYAYISKVLDNVRLPWDVTSGLLTLTSTCIYMLPGMRSPTGYYLVSMNLFETLSALTGVVGLWWRTVDGPEVAMVCAMYINLCCRRCVYWLAVVVSIERVFAVKCPLRARYGKLVRFPMLFILADVTATVAFHTYIPLSYRVVQKEATCQYHVTFTALYLQQVDDFQIVSNAAKYIFAYLPLLAGVCTNVALYLALQQESRTHLSLCAVHQGAPLRKKMLVQRQLALAILVSNTVFTLLSLPNNTIHLVSTYHATFGLGKRDHHLYLILSHGALLLVDLSRVTSFLSYVTLSTKFRRNVLRMLTPRSALKKLGAWGMGDLTRATVDTRLQITFSSGAVPTVTGSMSVSYA, from the exons ATGGTGATGCTTggtgttttctgctttttcatgTTGAGCTGTTTCCCTGCAACCTCAAGCAAAGCTGGAGTCCATTATGATAAGATGTTCTTAGAAGCTACTGATGTTGCAGACGATTTTGTTAAGCAAGACGACGGAGCTAGTGTCACACCTCTGCCAGAATTCACTCACGAAAACCAGTGGGAGACTTCACCAGCCACGAAAAACTTTTCTGTTTCAACCTCTTCTAGGCCTGAACTAACTTGGAAGGACACCGAAGTAGTGACCAATACCTCGGTGAAGAACAAGGGTGACTTGGAGCTTCTGTCGACAGGCACCACGAGTGGTGATGTCATGTCCTTCTCCAGGCTCAACGGACCTTTCTTTACTTTCGCCACAGCGTTTGCTGCAGGACCAATGAATGGGTCTCGGGTATTCGACGGACTCTTCAGGGGAGAAGAGACAAAACACAGTCTTTCTCACGTTTCCGAAAGCCGttctgatcacgtgatcacgacAGAATGGTCTGACAGAGGTGCCATGCTCGAGATGGCCGCTGACAGTACGAAGGAAAATAGGAGCAGCGGCGGGACAAGATCCCCAGCAAACCTGTGCTCTGTCAGTGTCGTCAGCGAAGACATCCTAGTGGACTACCACAACGACTCCCAAGAAGCTCCGCCGGTTTTGTCTCCTGAAACGTACGCCTATATCAGCAAAGTTCTGGACAATGTACGCTTGCCGTGGGACGTCACTTCCGGCTTGCTGACCCTGACGagtacatgcatatatatgctTCCGGGCATGCGCAGTCCCACAGGCTATTATCTCGTCTCTATGAACTTGTTTGAGACGCTGTCCGCGCTTACCGGAGTCGTGGGGCTGTGGTGGAGAACAGTGGATGGACCCGAAGTTGCT ATGGTGTGTGCAATGTACATCAACCTCTGCTGCCGGCGCTGCGTCTACTGGCTGGCGGTCGTCGTGTCCATCGAGCGAGTCTTCGCCGTCAAGTGTCCACTGAGGGCCCGCTACGGCAAGCTGGTCAG GTTTCCCATGCTGTTTATCTTGGCCGATGTGACTGCCACAGTGGCATTTCACACCTACATCCCGCTGTCTTATCGGGTAGTGCAGAAGGAGGCTACCTGTCAGTACCACGTCACATTCACGGCCTTGTACCTGCAGCAGGTAGATGACTTTCAAATCGTCTCCAACGCCGCGAAGTACATCTTCGCCTACCTACCCCTGTTGGCCGGGGTCTGCACCAACGTGGCCTTGTACCTGGCACTCCAACAGGAGTCGCGCACTCACCTGTCCCTGTGCGCTGTCCACCAGGGGGCGCCACTCCGAAAGAAGATGCTGGTACAGCGACAGCTGGCCCTGGCTATCTTG GTGTCGAACACTGTGTTCACGCTGCTGTCACTACCCAACAACACCATTCACCTGGTCTCCACCTACCACGCAACCTTCGGCCTGGGCAAGCGGGACCATCACCTGTACCTCATCCTGTCCCACGGGGCTCTCCTCCTGGTGGATCTCAGTCGCGTCACCAGCTTCCTGTCCTACGTCACCCTCAGCACCAAGTTCCGGCGAAACGTTCTGCGCATGCTCACGCCGCGGTCTGCGCTGAAGAAGCTCGGCGCCTGGGGGATGGGCGACTTGACCAGAGCTACGGTCGACACGCGGTTACAAATAACATTCTCCAGCGGAGCAGTGCCAACTGTCACTGGCAGCATGTCTGTCTCTTATGCTTAA
- the LOC112574804 gene encoding uncharacterized protein LOC112574804 isoform X1 — MVMLGVFCFFMLSCFPATSSKAGVHYDKMFLEATDVADDFVKQDDGASVTPLPEFTHENQWETSPATKNFSVSTSSRPELTWKDTEVVTNTSVKNKGDLELLSTGTTSGDVMSFSRLNGPFFTFATAFAAGPMNGSRVFDGLFRGEETKHSLSHVSESRSDHVITTEWSDRGAMLEMAADSTKENRSSGGTRSPANLCSVSVVSEDILVDYHNDSQEAPPVLSPETYAYISKVLDNVRLPWDVTSGLLTLTSTCIYMLPGMRSPTGYYLVSMNLFETLSALTGVVGLWWRTVDGPEVAYTETYNYVQMVCAMYINLCCRRCVYWLAVVVSIERVFAVKCPLRARYGKLVRFPMLFILADVTATVAFHTYIPLSYRVVQKEATCQYHVTFTALYLQQVDDFQIVSNAAKYIFAYLPLLAGVCTNVALYLALQQESRTHLSLCAVHQGAPLRKKMLVQRQLALAILVSNTVFTLLSLPNNTIHLVSTYHATFGLGKRDHHLYLILSHGALLLVDLSRVTSFLSYVTLSTKFRRNVLRMLTPRSALKKLGAWGMGDLTRATVDTRLQITFSSGAVPTVTGSMSVSYA; from the exons ATGGTGATGCTTggtgttttctgctttttcatgTTGAGCTGTTTCCCTGCAACCTCAAGCAAAGCTGGAGTCCATTATGATAAGATGTTCTTAGAAGCTACTGATGTTGCAGACGATTTTGTTAAGCAAGACGACGGAGCTAGTGTCACACCTCTGCCAGAATTCACTCACGAAAACCAGTGGGAGACTTCACCAGCCACGAAAAACTTTTCTGTTTCAACCTCTTCTAGGCCTGAACTAACTTGGAAGGACACCGAAGTAGTGACCAATACCTCGGTGAAGAACAAGGGTGACTTGGAGCTTCTGTCGACAGGCACCACGAGTGGTGATGTCATGTCCTTCTCCAGGCTCAACGGACCTTTCTTTACTTTCGCCACAGCGTTTGCTGCAGGACCAATGAATGGGTCTCGGGTATTCGACGGACTCTTCAGGGGAGAAGAGACAAAACACAGTCTTTCTCACGTTTCCGAAAGCCGttctgatcacgtgatcacgacAGAATGGTCTGACAGAGGTGCCATGCTCGAGATGGCCGCTGACAGTACGAAGGAAAATAGGAGCAGCGGCGGGACAAGATCCCCAGCAAACCTGTGCTCTGTCAGTGTCGTCAGCGAAGACATCCTAGTGGACTACCACAACGACTCCCAAGAAGCTCCGCCGGTTTTGTCTCCTGAAACGTACGCCTATATCAGCAAAGTTCTGGACAATGTACGCTTGCCGTGGGACGTCACTTCCGGCTTGCTGACCCTGACGagtacatgcatatatatgctTCCGGGCATGCGCAGTCCCACAGGCTATTATCTCGTCTCTATGAACTTGTTTGAGACGCTGTCCGCGCTTACCGGAGTCGTGGGGCTGTGGTGGAGAACAGTGGATGGACCCGAAGTTGCT TACACTGAGACGTACAACTACGTGCAGATGGTGTGTGCAATGTACATCAACCTCTGCTGCCGGCGCTGCGTCTACTGGCTGGCGGTCGTCGTGTCCATCGAGCGAGTCTTCGCCGTCAAGTGTCCACTGAGGGCCCGCTACGGCAAGCTGGTCAG GTTTCCCATGCTGTTTATCTTGGCCGATGTGACTGCCACAGTGGCATTTCACACCTACATCCCGCTGTCTTATCGGGTAGTGCAGAAGGAGGCTACCTGTCAGTACCACGTCACATTCACGGCCTTGTACCTGCAGCAGGTAGATGACTTTCAAATCGTCTCCAACGCCGCGAAGTACATCTTCGCCTACCTACCCCTGTTGGCCGGGGTCTGCACCAACGTGGCCTTGTACCTGGCACTCCAACAGGAGTCGCGCACTCACCTGTCCCTGTGCGCTGTCCACCAGGGGGCGCCACTCCGAAAGAAGATGCTGGTACAGCGACAGCTGGCCCTGGCTATCTTG GTGTCGAACACTGTGTTCACGCTGCTGTCACTACCCAACAACACCATTCACCTGGTCTCCACCTACCACGCAACCTTCGGCCTGGGCAAGCGGGACCATCACCTGTACCTCATCCTGTCCCACGGGGCTCTCCTCCTGGTGGATCTCAGTCGCGTCACCAGCTTCCTGTCCTACGTCACCCTCAGCACCAAGTTCCGGCGAAACGTTCTGCGCATGCTCACGCCGCGGTCTGCGCTGAAGAAGCTCGGCGCCTGGGGGATGGGCGACTTGACCAGAGCTACGGTCGACACGCGGTTACAAATAACATTCTCCAGCGGAGCAGTGCCAACTGTCACTGGCAGCATGTCTGTCTCTTATGCTTAA